A region from the Arthrobacter gengyunqii genome encodes:
- the rpmH gene encoding 50S ribosomal protein L34: protein MSKRTFQPNNRRRAKKHGFRLRMRTRAGRGILSARRAKGRTELSA from the coding sequence GTGAGCAAGCGGACTTTTCAGCCGAATAACCGCCGTCGTGCCAAGAAGCACGGCTTCCGCCTTCGCATGCGTACCCGTGCCGGCCGTGGAATCCTTTCCGCACGCCGCGCCAAGGGCCGTACCGAACTGTCGGCATAA